One Chryseobacterium sp. StRB126 genomic region harbors:
- a CDS encoding PKD domain-containing protein, giving the protein MNYFQKNKKNIIIGVIATLLIAALVALWLQKKVIHSADDIVAVVYPSTLSVGDTLLFEDKTQFAKTKRWNFADGTTSDKNSGIHFYNKPGYYQVSLIVDNKYTKSFPVMVTARSVKQPKDSVKSKTVIEAQTQAMQNENVQFRAVSNAAQFAWKFGETGNTDSKDKLAIYAYKKPGDYLVTLYTEESQEPIYHRIKILPAYNSLEQEEVSVEDSYAKIDNDFKYHLQQIANGNSFNMHYNYLLKTYLCNNENTVVKVNDSKVNNFYMYCAGLQFDKNTVIQTVKVNLDDTQNCVTKVDINQSK; this is encoded by the coding sequence ATGAATTATTTTCAAAAGAACAAGAAGAACATTATTATCGGTGTTATTGCAACATTGCTCATCGCAGCACTTGTTGCATTATGGCTGCAGAAAAAAGTGATCCACTCTGCTGATGATATTGTTGCAGTAGTTTATCCATCTACATTGTCGGTAGGAGATACCCTTTTATTTGAAGATAAAACCCAGTTTGCAAAAACCAAAAGATGGAATTTTGCAGACGGAACAACTTCTGATAAAAACAGTGGGATTCACTTCTATAATAAACCTGGGTATTATCAGGTAAGTTTGATTGTTGATAACAAGTACACAAAATCCTTTCCGGTAATGGTAACAGCAAGAAGTGTTAAACAGCCTAAGGACAGTGTAAAGTCTAAAACAGTTATAGAAGCTCAGACACAGGCTATGCAGAATGAGAACGTACAGTTCCGTGCTGTTTCCAATGCGGCACAGTTTGCATGGAAGTTTGGAGAAACAGGAAATACTGATTCTAAAGATAAGCTGGCGATCTATGCTTATAAAAAACCTGGAGATTATTTGGTGACCCTATACACAGAAGAAAGCCAGGAGCCTATCTACCACCGTATCAAAATTCTTCCGGCGTATAACTCTTTAGAGCAGGAAGAAGTATCTGTAGAAGATTCTTATGCGAAAATTGATAACGATTTCAAATATCACTTACAGCAGATTGCGAACGGTAACAGTTTTAATATGCACTACAATTACCTGTTAAAAACTTACCTGTGTAACAATGAAAACACAGTGGTAAAAGTAAACGACAGTAAAGTAAATAACTTCTACATGTACTGTGCAGGTCTTCAGTTTGACAAAAATACTGTGATCCAGACTGTAAAGGTGAATTTGGATGATACACAGAACTGTGTAACAAAAGTAGATATAAACCAAAGCAAATAA
- the tssD gene encoding type VI secretion system tube protein TssD, with protein MAERNSRGILKFNNGEGQKLLKMNYSVSRSTDVSGRVASDPSNALIKVTVEATEKSDILESLLNGKYKPTVGEITFNKSHEEGTLITLNWQNGYVIQHQVEFDAVDSNSMYISFIVSAETISYGNSEYAGLWPTS; from the coding sequence ATGGCAGAAAGAAATTCGAGAGGAATCTTAAAATTCAACAACGGAGAAGGTCAGAAATTATTAAAAATGAACTACAGTGTATCAAGATCAACAGACGTATCAGGACGTGTAGCTTCAGACCCTTCTAATGCATTAATCAAAGTTACAGTAGAAGCTACTGAAAAATCAGATATCTTAGAAAGCTTACTGAACGGAAAATATAAGCCGACAGTAGGGGAAATTACTTTCAACAAATCTCACGAAGAAGGAACATTAATTACTTTGAACTGGCAAAACGGTTACGTTATCCAGCATCAGGTAGAATTTGATGCTGTAGACAGCAACAGTATGTACATTAGCTTTATAGTGAGCGCTGAAACGATCAGCTATGGTAATTCTGAATATGCCGGACTTTGGCCAACAAGTTAA
- a CDS encoding type VI secretion system Vgr family protein — protein sequence MKTETKTKGSSFRPSQNADGVSENHHAGINRLVKLSLVVEGKIIKYYKHFTLKQKASHHHEFSLTLAHDALGDRQSHTLEEANKFLGKRLTAIISYKDIDNSPERNFVGLITKVGFSQEKMSLGNIVLSGYSPTILLDGAPHIQSFGGGQPVNMGIIAEEVIKQGIDKGRFDIRVDTNDYSQIIYSSQYNETHYNYLARMAEAYGEQFYYDGEVLHFGKLPPQNKPIKLTYGSNADDIRVELKAVHTKPQYYGYNSSKNEKLTSGETPINHLGDLAKTAYSHNDKIYKTPALQVAPIKASTHLDVENAQKSTAGSEAVSVFSVSGSTTVPFLHPGCVVDIHMRKPDSNETSYFTKVMVTEAVHEIDTIGHYKGSFESIAADTGFLPKPEFTVPIAQPQIATVIANADPEGQGRVQVRFDWQMNDTTHFVRVMSPDAGGTDQITQNRGYVAIPEVGDQVMVNFVHSHPDRPFVMGGMFHGGIGLGGGADNRVKSIQTRSGHRIVFTEDESIIITDKSGNEIHLDTTGSNINITAPETMTLNCKNMNINVGENMTTTVGMNKSNSIGMNHTESVGAMKLTSVVGDASMFITGKLTEMIDGDVLSETKKERNEVSEKDMNIQSGKFVHKHAQAEVQNNSGEKSKAH from the coding sequence ATGAAAACCGAAACAAAGACAAAGGGGTCTTCTTTCCGTCCATCACAAAATGCAGATGGGGTATCTGAAAACCATCATGCAGGGATCAATCGTTTGGTAAAACTTTCACTGGTTGTGGAGGGAAAAATTATTAAATACTACAAACATTTCACACTTAAGCAAAAAGCGAGTCACCATCACGAATTCAGTCTTACCCTAGCCCATGATGCATTGGGAGACAGACAAAGCCATACTTTAGAAGAGGCGAATAAGTTTTTGGGGAAACGTCTTACCGCTATTATTTCCTATAAAGATATAGATAACAGTCCCGAAAGAAACTTCGTAGGGCTCATTACCAAAGTGGGATTCAGTCAGGAAAAGATGAGCCTTGGGAATATTGTACTTTCAGGATACAGTCCAACAATTTTATTGGATGGAGCTCCACATATCCAAAGCTTTGGAGGTGGACAACCCGTTAATATGGGAATCATTGCTGAAGAAGTAATCAAACAGGGAATTGATAAAGGACGCTTTGACATCAGAGTGGATACCAATGATTATTCTCAGATTATCTACAGCAGCCAATACAACGAGACCCATTATAACTATCTTGCAAGAATGGCAGAAGCCTATGGAGAGCAGTTTTACTATGATGGAGAAGTACTTCACTTCGGAAAACTTCCCCCTCAGAACAAGCCTATAAAGCTTACTTATGGCAGCAATGCTGATGATATCAGGGTAGAATTAAAAGCTGTTCATACAAAACCACAATATTACGGCTACAACAGTAGTAAAAATGAAAAGCTGACTTCCGGCGAAACTCCTATTAACCATTTGGGAGATCTGGCAAAAACCGCATACAGCCATAACGATAAAATATATAAAACTCCGGCTCTTCAGGTGGCTCCTATTAAGGCGTCCACTCATTTGGATGTAGAAAACGCCCAAAAAAGTACTGCAGGAAGTGAAGCTGTGAGTGTATTTTCAGTTTCAGGTTCTACAACGGTACCATTCCTTCATCCGGGATGTGTGGTAGATATTCACATGAGAAAACCGGACAGTAACGAGACTTCTTATTTTACCAAAGTGATGGTAACCGAAGCAGTGCACGAAATTGATACCATCGGACACTATAAAGGAAGTTTTGAATCCATAGCCGCAGATACAGGATTTTTACCGAAACCTGAATTTACAGTTCCTATTGCTCAACCACAGATTGCAACGGTAATTGCCAATGCAGATCCGGAAGGACAGGGAAGAGTGCAGGTAAGATTCGACTGGCAGATGAATGATACCACTCATTTTGTAAGAGTGATGAGCCCTGATGCCGGAGGAACTGACCAGATTACTCAAAACCGTGGATATGTAGCCATTCCAGAAGTAGGAGATCAGGTAATGGTGAACTTTGTACACAGCCATCCGGACCGCCCATTTGTCATGGGAGGAATGTTCCATGGTGGAATTGGCCTTGGTGGTGGAGCAGATAACCGCGTAAAATCTATTCAAACAAGAAGTGGGCACAGAATTGTTTTCACAGAAGATGAAAGTATCATTATCACAGATAAAAGCGGTAACGAAATCCATCTGGATACTACCGGAAGCAATATCAATATCACTGCGCCGGAAACGATGACTCTGAATTGTAAGAACATGAACATCAATGTTGGTGAAAATATGACTACAACAGTGGGTATGAATAAATCTAACAGTATCGGAATGAACCATACAGAAAGTGTAGGAGCAATGAAACTGACTTCCGTTGTTGGGGATGCAAGTATGTTTATTACCGGAAAGCTAACCGAAATGATCGATGGAGACGTGCTGAGCGAAACCAAAAAAGAAAGAAATGAGGTGAGTGAAAAAGATATGAATATCCAATCCGGAAAATTTGTTCATAAACACGCACAGGCAGAAGTACAAAACAATAGCGGCGAGAAATCAAAAGCACATTAA
- the tssR gene encoding type VI secretion system protein TssR domain-containing protein: protein MKNKFPLAAYYIGLSVLLTSCQVKLPSKKTPEPSQYGQVDNSTVVNGYPKKSVPWIVISDRSRNTAYLDKDDEKSYKEVKFLEPLMVLKHRDGMVKVAEYVPDALMKKVSSKSIKTYGWIHESDLLLWNHSLKNERTGYPVRVAVVPNNSEVIRSAERYYKNDSIMVFNSPSLIETANVKIPNGQMVYVYKQAENNKRFLVGKKPSVDIDSIGKSLYGWVSSNVISTWGERSAIKLKNTTGITDTELGVREGYPGASGSDADNKTAILLTDVNKRKPLENIFPVNLALNETPTPDSKTKYFTNILDYSKNYVFNVLGEPIYFDRYKEITERDKNINIVFALDISAGNAPYAPIVKSLLQDLQLRFEKPSYFNNVKYGVVLYKNNTCGNNTAVSNLSSDYSKITTFIDQKTNEMNCASNNGYQPVGEALSAAGNLLANVPDETNIVVTVGTSANQSGNMYSVIGSLTQAQARLIMFQTSARSSDTYNDFVLMAENVVTNTAKNIAELKKQKIINQSDVLTKNNFSLIEGDAGFFSLAYPKQSMSQGFVIFPKKGDVATPGFLKKSVDSLIAQVTLDNQNVDKSLNEYFHSSVGAGKTDVDLKYKYLYPGLTNPVSAGIAAQLINYGNPFLVKGYLPKELKEITPSIEKGILISESEYDNLKAFYSEVYRNTEPDKPGFSQSKAIKEYVRLLKKYNPTIKFLDKGDLYELPMSYAIGMSTGFDLSEEEILAKFKLKGWKKSKIVRNETVRTYFHHYKDLAERMLNHRNNPAVKIQQNGQTFYWLNEFFTPTMAPTEAPEYTKH from the coding sequence ATGAAAAATAAATTTCCTCTAGCAGCATATTATATAGGATTATCAGTACTGTTGACGAGTTGCCAGGTAAAGCTTCCGTCAAAAAAAACACCTGAACCTTCTCAATATGGACAGGTAGATAATTCAACAGTTGTCAACGGATATCCTAAAAAATCCGTTCCATGGATCGTTATTTCAGACAGATCAAGAAATACGGCTTATTTGGATAAAGATGATGAAAAATCATATAAAGAAGTAAAATTTCTGGAGCCTTTAATGGTTCTGAAACATAGAGACGGTATGGTAAAGGTAGCGGAATATGTTCCGGATGCCTTAATGAAAAAAGTCTCCTCAAAATCTATTAAAACGTATGGCTGGATCCATGAATCTGACCTGCTTTTATGGAATCACTCCCTGAAAAATGAAAGAACAGGATATCCTGTAAGAGTAGCTGTAGTACCTAATAACAGTGAAGTTATCAGAAGCGCTGAAAGATACTACAAGAATGACTCTATCATGGTTTTTAACTCACCAAGTCTTATTGAAACAGCCAATGTTAAGATCCCTAACGGGCAGATGGTATATGTTTACAAGCAGGCTGAAAATAACAAAAGATTTCTGGTAGGTAAAAAGCCGTCTGTTGATATCGATAGTATTGGTAAAAGCCTTTACGGATGGGTAAGTTCCAACGTAATTTCTACATGGGGTGAGCGTTCAGCTATCAAACTTAAAAATACAACAGGGATCACAGATACTGAGTTAGGAGTACGTGAAGGATATCCAGGTGCATCAGGATCAGATGCGGACAATAAGACTGCTATTCTTCTTACAGATGTAAATAAAAGAAAACCTCTGGAAAATATCTTCCCAGTAAACCTAGCTTTAAATGAAACTCCAACTCCGGACTCTAAAACCAAGTATTTTACCAATATCCTTGATTACAGTAAAAACTATGTATTTAACGTGTTGGGAGAACCTATCTATTTCGATCGCTATAAAGAAATAACAGAAAGAGATAAAAACATCAATATTGTTTTTGCACTGGATATAAGTGCCGGAAATGCACCGTATGCTCCTATTGTAAAATCATTATTACAGGATCTTCAGCTTCGGTTTGAAAAACCATCGTATTTCAATAACGTAAAATATGGGGTGGTTTTATATAAAAACAATACTTGTGGTAACAATACTGCAGTTTCCAACCTAAGTAGTGACTACAGTAAGATTACAACGTTTATCGATCAGAAAACGAATGAAATGAACTGTGCCAGCAATAATGGCTACCAACCGGTAGGAGAAGCTCTTTCTGCCGCTGGAAACCTACTTGCTAATGTTCCGGATGAAACCAATATCGTAGTGACTGTAGGAACATCTGCTAACCAAAGCGGAAATATGTACAGTGTAATCGGTTCTCTTACTCAGGCTCAGGCAAGATTGATTATGTTCCAGACCAGCGCAAGATCTTCAGATACCTACAATGATTTTGTATTGATGGCTGAGAACGTGGTAACCAATACTGCTAAAAATATTGCTGAGCTTAAAAAACAAAAGATCATTAATCAGTCTGATGTTCTTACCAAGAACAACTTCAGTCTGATAGAAGGAGATGCAGGATTCTTCTCTTTAGCTTACCCTAAGCAGAGTATGTCTCAGGGATTTGTAATCTTCCCTAAAAAAGGAGATGTAGCTACTCCTGGATTCCTTAAAAAATCTGTAGACAGTCTTATTGCACAGGTTACTTTAGATAATCAGAATGTAGATAAATCATTGAATGAATATTTCCACTCTTCAGTAGGAGCCGGGAAAACAGATGTAGATTTAAAATATAAATATCTGTATCCGGGACTTACTAACCCAGTTTCTGCAGGAATTGCAGCACAGCTTATCAACTATGGAAACCCATTCCTTGTAAAAGGATATTTACCAAAAGAGCTGAAAGAAATTACTCCAAGTATAGAAAAAGGAATTCTTATTTCTGAATCCGAATACGACAATCTTAAAGCTTTCTATTCTGAAGTATACAGAAATACAGAACCAGATAAACCAGGTTTCAGCCAGTCAAAAGCGATCAAGGAATATGTAAGACTATTAAAGAAATACAATCCAACGATCAAGTTCTTAGATAAAGGAGATCTTTATGAACTACCAATGTCTTATGCCATCGGAATGAGTACAGGTTTCGATCTTTCTGAAGAAGAGATACTGGCTAAGTTCAAACTTAAAGGATGGAAGAAATCTAAAATAGTTCGTAATGAAACTGTAAGAACTTATTTCCATCACTATAAGGATCTGGCAGAAAGAATGCTTAATCACAGAAACAATCCGGCAGTGAAGATCCAGCAAAACGGACAGACCTTCTATTGGTTGAACGAGTTCTTTACTCCTACAATGGCTCCAACAGAAGCACCGGAATATACTAAACATTAA